Sequence from the Methanobrevibacter sp. genome:
AATTATTAAAAATGACCCTGTGAGTGTAGGTCTTTCTGTTTCTTTATTGAATGGTCTTCAAAATATCAGTTCAGATATCGCCTTATGCGTTACCGGAGACCAGCCTACAGTCTCCACTAAAACTTTTAATAATATTTTAGACACTCTTTTTAGCTCAGAGAATCCTAGAAAAACAATATCCATTCTTAGACGACGCAAGATTGGAAAATTGGACACTGCAGAAGGATTGGGAATGCCTTTCGCTGCAGACAGAATGGAACTCATCAAATATCTAAAGGATAAGGATGATAACTTAAATCCTATTCTTAGGGAAATTTTTGCTGATGGATTTGATTTCTATGGAGTTAAGGAGAACCATCCGAATGAATTGATCAATATAAATCATTATCATGAATACGAAAGCATTTTATAATTTTTTTAATTAAAATGATCTAAACTGTATTTTTTTATTGCACATATATTTATAAGAAAATTTATAAACTCATTAAACTAATTATATAATATATAACAGGTGAAAACATGTCTTTTGAAAAGGAAATCAAATTAGTGGAAGAACTCTGTATGACTCCAGGTATCTCTGGATTCGAAGAAAACATTGCAGAAATCATTAAAAGAGAATTAAAAGATGTAGCTGATGAAATGGAAACTGACCCTATGGGCAATCTAATAGTTACCAAAAAAGGTTCTTCCAAAAAGGGACCTAAAGTAATGCTTGCATCCCACATGGATGAAATAGGATTGATGGTAAAGTATATTGATGATAATGGATATCTCAGATTCTCCACAATTGGTGGAATTAACGACCAGATGCTAATGAATCAGACAGTAACAGTTCACTCTAAAAATGGAGACTTCACTGGTGTTATCGGTTCCAAGCCACCTCATGTCACTAAAGCGGAGGAGAAAAAGAAAGTTGTTCCTGCTGATGAAATGTTTATAGATATTGGAGCAAAGGACAAGGAACAGGCTGAAGAAATGGTTACAATTGGAGATCCGATTACTTTCAAATGCTGGTTTGAAGCATTTCCAAACAACTTGGTAATGTGTAAGGCATTGGATAACCGTCTTGGATGTTATGTGATGATGGAAGTATTGAAAAGGGTCAATTCCAAAGCCACCGTCTATGGTGTTGGAACAACCCAAGAGGAAGTTGGATTGAAAGGAGCTAAAGTTACCTCATATAGATTGAATCCTGATTTGGCATTTGCCCTTGATGTGACATTATCCGGTGACCACCCTGGAATCAAGCCTGAAGAGGCTCCTGTTGTCATTGGAAAAGGACCTGCAGTCATCCTGATTGATGCAAGCGGAAGAGGAATCATCACCCCTAAATATGTAAGGGACTTGCTTAAGAATACTGGAGATAAGGAAGGAATCCCATATCAACTTGAAGTGAGTGATGGTGGTACCACTGACGGTTCAGCTATTCACCTTACAAAAGAAGGAATTCCAACTGGTGTATTGTCCGTTCCAACAAGATACATTCACACTACTGTCAGTGTAGCAAGCATGGAA
This genomic interval carries:
- a CDS encoding NTP transferase domain-containing protein, translating into MLTVSAVITAAGKNSRMRKDQEEMNIPLQNKLTLPLKNGEDSSTIIETTINNVLNTRNIHECIVVLGHYCDEILPFINNIHDDRLKIIKNDPVSVGLSVSLLNGLQNISSDIALCVTGDQPTVSTKTFNNILDTLFSSENPRKTISILRRRKIGKLDTAEGLGMPFAADRMELIKYLKDKDDNLNPILREIFADGFDFYGVKENHPNELININHYHEYESIL
- a CDS encoding M42 family metallopeptidase; the protein is MSFEKEIKLVEELCMTPGISGFEENIAEIIKRELKDVADEMETDPMGNLIVTKKGSSKKGPKVMLASHMDEIGLMVKYIDDNGYLRFSTIGGINDQMLMNQTVTVHSKNGDFTGVIGSKPPHVTKAEEKKKVVPADEMFIDIGAKDKEQAEEMVTIGDPITFKCWFEAFPNNLVMCKALDNRLGCYVMMEVLKRVNSKATVYGVGTTQEEVGLKGAKVTSYRLNPDLAFALDVTLSGDHPGIKPEEAPVVIGKGPAVILIDASGRGIITPKYVRDLLKNTGDKEGIPYQLEVSDGGTTDGSAIHLTKEGIPTGVLSVPTRYIHTTVSVASMEDVENTIKLIVAAIDSLE